One window of the Oceanicaulis sp. genome contains the following:
- the mnmA gene encoding tRNA 2-thiouridine(34) synthase MnmA, which yields MAEYGLTGDFLELGGRPEDHRVVAAMSGGVDSSVVAAVLHRAGYSVVGMTLQLYDHGEAIHRKGACCAGQDIHDARRVAEAMGFPHYVLDYETRFREAVIEDFADTYLAGSTPIPCVRCNQSVKFADLLATSRQLGADALVTGHYIRRAVNGNRAELRRAADAGKDQSYFLFATTAEQLDYLRFPLGHLEKDQTRELAAAMGLVVAAKPDSQDICFVPDGDYASVVEKVRPGASRPGEIVHLDGRVLGTHDGVIRYTVGQRRGLGVATGEPLYVIRLDAENARVVVGPREALAVRRIRLADVNWIGEGDLTDADGAKIGVKVRSTRPPSPAALDVGEDGVFVLLDAGEEGVAPGQACVFYDAPDHDRVLGGGWIAATG from the coding sequence ATGGCCGAGTACGGCCTCACGGGTGATTTTCTCGAGCTCGGCGGCCGGCCCGAAGACCATCGCGTCGTCGCGGCCATGTCCGGCGGCGTGGACAGCTCGGTCGTGGCCGCAGTGCTGCACCGGGCGGGGTATTCCGTCGTCGGCATGACGCTGCAGCTCTACGATCACGGCGAGGCGATCCATCGCAAGGGCGCGTGCTGCGCCGGCCAGGACATCCATGACGCCCGCCGCGTGGCCGAGGCGATGGGCTTTCCCCATTACGTGCTCGATTACGAGACCCGGTTTCGCGAAGCGGTGATCGAGGATTTCGCCGACACGTACCTTGCGGGCTCCACCCCCATCCCCTGCGTGCGGTGCAACCAGTCTGTGAAGTTCGCCGACCTACTGGCCACGTCCAGGCAGCTGGGCGCGGACGCTCTGGTGACCGGCCACTACATCCGCCGCGCCGTGAACGGCAACCGGGCCGAGCTTCGCCGGGCGGCGGACGCCGGGAAAGACCAGTCCTACTTCCTGTTCGCCACCACAGCCGAGCAGCTGGATTATCTGCGCTTTCCGCTGGGCCATCTTGAGAAGGACCAGACCCGCGAGCTCGCCGCGGCGATGGGCCTCGTGGTGGCCGCCAAGCCCGACAGCCAGGACATCTGCTTCGTGCCCGACGGCGATTACGCCAGCGTGGTCGAGAAAGTGCGCCCCGGCGCCAGCCGTCCCGGCGAGATCGTCCATCTCGACGGCCGGGTGCTTGGGACCCATGACGGCGTGATTCGCTACACGGTCGGCCAGCGCCGGGGCCTGGGCGTCGCCACCGGAGAGCCGCTCTACGTGATCAGGCTCGATGCGGAAAACGCGCGCGTCGTCGTCGGCCCGCGCGAGGCGCTGGCCGTGCGCCGCATCAGGCTGGCGGATGTGAACTGGATCGGGGAGGGCGATCTCACTGACGCCGACGGCGCGAAGATCGGCGTGAAGGTCCGCTCCACCCGCCCGCCGAGCCCCGCCGCGCTGGACGTCGGCGAGGACGGCGTCTTCGTGCTGCTGGATGCGGGCGAAGAAGGCGTCGCGCCGGGCCAGGCCTGCGTGTTCTACGACGCGCCGGACCACGACCGCGTGCTGGGCGGGGGCTGGATCGCCGCGACGGGGTGA
- a CDS encoding thiamine pyrophosphate-dependent enzyme codes for MADASPRFHVPAPPFRPGDEPDFQFLKLPKAGEAKRPDPGVAAAETRELALGLVGVLDHNHQAVGEWDPKLSAEILREGLGHMVLTRIYDDRMLKLQRQGKMSFYMKSTGEEAVAVAAAMALDKKDMVFPSYRQQGILFARGRNIVDMMCHCISNSRDNLKGRQLPVHYTWKDGAFFTISGNLGTQFPQAVGYAMACAYKGDGQVTASWIGDGTTAEGDFHGALTLASTYRAPVILNVVNNQWAISTYQGIALGDAPTFASKGLGYGVASIRVDGNDFLAVYAATKWAHERAAAGEGATLLELFTYRGDAHSTSDDPSKYRPKTEYGVWPLGDPIERLKQHLIGQGEWDEKRHAKLEEEMTKLVVKSYKEAESYGTLHDGPLSPTESIFEDVYAEQDWRLKRQRRDLGV; via the coding sequence ATGGCTGACGCTTCCCCGCGCTTCCACGTGCCCGCCCCGCCTTTCCGGCCCGGCGACGAGCCCGACTTCCAGTTCCTGAAGCTGCCCAAGGCCGGCGAGGCGAAACGCCCCGACCCCGGCGTGGCGGCCGCGGAGACCCGCGAGCTGGCGCTCGGCCTGGTCGGCGTGCTCGACCACAACCATCAGGCCGTGGGCGAGTGGGACCCGAAACTGAGCGCGGAAATTCTGCGCGAAGGCCTGGGGCACATGGTGCTGACCCGGATCTATGACGACCGGATGCTGAAGCTCCAGCGCCAGGGCAAGATGAGCTTCTACATGAAGTCCACCGGCGAGGAGGCCGTCGCGGTCGCCGCCGCCATGGCGCTGGACAAAAAGGACATGGTGTTCCCCAGCTATCGCCAGCAGGGCATCCTGTTCGCGCGCGGGCGCAACATCGTGGACATGATGTGCCACTGCATCTCCAACAGCCGGGACAATCTCAAGGGCCGCCAGCTGCCGGTGCACTACACCTGGAAGGACGGCGCGTTCTTCACGATCTCGGGCAATCTGGGCACCCAGTTCCCCCAGGCCGTCGGCTATGCGATGGCCTGCGCCTACAAGGGCGACGGGCAGGTCACCGCGAGCTGGATCGGCGACGGCACCACCGCGGAAGGCGATTTCCACGGCGCGCTCACCCTGGCCTCGACCTATCGCGCGCCGGTGATCCTGAACGTGGTCAACAATCAGTGGGCCATCTCGACCTATCAGGGCATCGCGCTGGGCGACGCGCCGACCTTCGCTTCCAAGGGGCTGGGCTACGGCGTGGCGAGCATCCGGGTGGACGGCAACGACTTCCTGGCGGTCTATGCGGCGACGAAATGGGCGCACGAGCGGGCGGCCGCGGGCGAGGGCGCGACCTTGCTGGAGCTGTTCACCTATCGCGGCGACGCGCATTCGACCTCCGACGATCCCAGCAAGTACCGGCCCAAGACCGAGTACGGCGTCTGGCCGCTGGGCGATCCGATCGAACGGCTGAAACAGCACCTGATCGGCCAGGGCGAATGGGACGAGAAGCGCCACGCCAAGCTCGAGGAGGAGATGACCAAGCTCGTCGTCAAATCCTACAAGGAAGCCGAGAGCTACGGCACGCTGCATGACGGCCCGCTGTCGCCGACCGAATCCATCTTCGAGGACGTGTACGCCGAGCAGGACTGGCGGCTGAAGCGCCAGCGCCGGGATCTGGGGGTCTGA
- the lpdA gene encoding dihydrolipoyl dehydrogenase has product MAKSRKCQVLVVGGGPGGYPAAIRAGQLGLDTVIVDKHGLGGACLNRGCIPSKAFIHAASRYEEMVHTADTGEMGISLNAAPKLDMAGLTAWKDGIVGKLTKGVGQLLKAAKVEAIAGWAEFSNAKTCTVTTEDGETIEITAENVILATGAKEVELPFMPFSETVIGSTGALELTEKPENLVVVGGGYIGLELGIAFRKMGSSVAVVEAMDRILPSYDKELIRPVEMWLKKNKVALHLKSKAKGVVEEGGQTFLEYTDEKGENQRLKADKVLVAVGRKPVTEGWGLEKMGLEMDGAFVKVNERCETGMRGVYAIGDLVGEPLLAHKATHQGETVAELIAGKRRVFDPVAIAAVCFTEPELVGVGMNPDDAKKAGIETIVGKFPLAASGRALTMDGGKDAGFVRVTARKDDHVILGIHAVGLHVSELSGEFALAVEMGARLEDISGTIHVHPTLTEAFAEGALAALGHPIHISA; this is encoded by the coding sequence ATGGCCAAGTCCCGCAAATGTCAGGTTCTCGTCGTCGGTGGCGGTCCGGGCGGCTACCCGGCCGCGATCCGCGCCGGACAGCTGGGCCTGGACACGGTGATCGTGGACAAGCACGGGCTGGGCGGCGCCTGCCTCAATCGCGGCTGCATCCCGTCGAAGGCCTTCATCCACGCCGCCTCGCGCTATGAGGAGATGGTCCACACCGCCGACACCGGCGAGATGGGCATTTCGCTGAACGCCGCGCCTAAGCTGGACATGGCGGGCCTCACCGCCTGGAAGGACGGCATCGTCGGCAAGCTCACCAAGGGCGTGGGTCAGCTTCTGAAAGCGGCCAAGGTCGAGGCGATCGCCGGCTGGGCGGAGTTCTCCAACGCCAAGACCTGCACGGTGACCACCGAGGACGGCGAGACGATCGAGATCACCGCCGAAAACGTGATCCTCGCCACCGGCGCGAAAGAAGTCGAGCTGCCCTTCATGCCGTTCAGTGAAACGGTGATCGGCTCGACTGGCGCCCTCGAACTCACCGAAAAGCCGGAAAACCTCGTCGTCGTCGGCGGGGGGTATATCGGCCTCGAACTCGGGATCGCCTTCCGCAAGATGGGCTCCAGTGTCGCCGTGGTCGAAGCCATGGACCGGATCCTGCCCAGCTACGACAAGGAGCTGATCCGCCCGGTCGAGATGTGGCTGAAGAAGAACAAGGTCGCCCTGCATCTCAAATCCAAAGCCAAGGGCGTGGTCGAAGAGGGCGGGCAGACCTTCCTCGAATACACCGACGAAAAAGGCGAGAACCAGCGGCTGAAGGCCGACAAAGTGCTGGTCGCGGTCGGCCGCAAGCCGGTCACCGAAGGCTGGGGCCTTGAAAAGATGGGCCTCGAGATGGACGGCGCGTTCGTGAAGGTCAACGAACGCTGCGAGACCGGCATGCGCGGGGTCTACGCCATCGGCGACCTCGTCGGCGAGCCGCTGCTGGCGCACAAGGCCACCCATCAGGGCGAGACCGTCGCCGAGCTGATCGCCGGAAAGCGCCGCGTCTTCGACCCCGTCGCCATCGCCGCGGTCTGCTTCACCGAGCCCGAACTCGTCGGCGTCGGCATGAACCCGGACGACGCGAAGAAGGCCGGGATCGAGACGATCGTGGGCAAGTTCCCGCTCGCCGCCTCGGGCCGGGCGCTGACCATGGACGGCGGCAAGGACGCAGGCTTCGTGCGCGTCACCGCGCGGAAGGACGATCACGTGATCCTCGGCATCCACGCGGTGGGCCTGCACGTCTCCGAGCTGTCAGGCGAATTCGCCCTGGCCGTGGAGATGGGCGCCCGGCTTGAAGACATCTCCGGCACCATCCACGTGCACCCCACCCTGACCGAAGCCTTCGCGGAAGGCGCCCTCGCCGCGCTCGGCCACCCGATCCATATCTCGGCGTAG
- a CDS encoding proteasome-type protease — MTYCVGLRLDSGLVFMSDTRTNAGVDNIFTFRKMFTWREPGERVITIMTAGNLATTQAVVSLLGERMAEAGKRDQSIRHAPTMFQVAKIVGATLREVVKNQTAEGPESAAAAVFSATVIVGGQIEGAEPRLFLVYPEGNFIEASEENPFFQIGETKYGRPILLRGYRRDMTFEEAVKLLLLSFDSTLKANLSVGMPLDLQTYRTDSFDAGHEKRFEPDDPYFTYLSRGWGDALNAAIASLDDFSFEAGGE; from the coding sequence ATGACCTATTGCGTCGGCCTGCGCCTTGATTCCGGCCTGGTCTTCATGTCCGACACCCGCACCAATGCAGGCGTCGACAACATCTTCACCTTCCGCAAGATGTTCACCTGGCGCGAGCCGGGCGAGCGGGTGATCACGATCATGACCGCGGGCAATCTGGCCACCACCCAGGCCGTGGTCAGCCTTCTGGGCGAGCGCATGGCCGAGGCCGGCAAGCGCGACCAGTCCATCCGCCACGCGCCCACCATGTTCCAGGTCGCCAAGATCGTCGGCGCCACCCTGCGCGAAGTGGTGAAAAACCAGACCGCCGAGGGCCCGGAAAGCGCCGCCGCCGCGGTCTTCAGCGCGACCGTGATCGTGGGCGGGCAGATCGAAGGCGCCGAGCCGCGCCTGTTCCTGGTCTATCCCGAAGGTAATTTCATCGAAGCCAGCGAGGAGAACCCGTTCTTCCAGATCGGCGAGACCAAGTACGGCCGCCCGATCCTCCTCAGGGGCTATCGCCGGGACATGACCTTCGAGGAGGCGGTCAAACTGCTGCTTTTGTCCTTCGACTCCACGCTGAAGGCCAATCTGTCGGTCGGCATGCCGCTCGATCTTCAGACCTACCGGACTGACAGCTTCGACGCCGGTCACGAAAAACGCTTCGAGCCCGACGACCCCTATTTCACCTATCTCTCCCGCGGCTGGGGCGACGCCCTGAACGCCGCCATCGCCTCGCTGGACGATTTCAGTTTTGAGGCGGGCGGGGAGTAG
- a CDS encoding dihydrolipoamide acetyltransferase family protein: MSEYKYKLPDVGEGVVEAEIVEWHVKEGDTVKEDQHILDVMTDKATVEIPCAVNGVVKKIVGEPGEVIAVGTEILFIEVEGSVPDDVEETKPVETEDTAVAEEPAKDEAPVSSPASGGGASEGSGGGGAAAEKPSKAEEKKPAAPAPSAGSASTSAASGGGQRPAGERPLASPAVRKRALEKDIDLSAVPGTGPAGRITHEDLDDFIAAGGRLVSKAGGSGGASRQARTGVSEQKVVGLRRKIAENMALSKRTIPHITYVDEIDLTALEDLRAHMNATKDADQPKLTIIPFLVLALTKALPHFPQANAHYDTDEGVLTQYEGVHCGIAAATPKGLMVPVIRHAESLDVWQIAAEVKRLADAARDGKASREELSGSTITITSLGAIGGIVTTPVINHPETAIIGVNKMQTLPRYDEAGRVVPRKIMNLSSSFDHRIVDGYEAAQLVQKMKALLENPATLFM, encoded by the coding sequence ATGAGCGAATACAAGTACAAGCTCCCTGACGTGGGCGAAGGCGTGGTCGAGGCCGAGATCGTCGAATGGCACGTCAAGGAAGGCGACACGGTCAAAGAAGACCAGCACATCCTCGATGTGATGACCGACAAGGCGACGGTGGAGATCCCCTGCGCGGTCAACGGCGTGGTCAAGAAGATCGTCGGCGAGCCCGGCGAGGTGATCGCAGTGGGCACCGAGATCCTGTTCATCGAGGTCGAGGGATCGGTTCCCGACGACGTCGAGGAGACCAAGCCGGTCGAAACCGAAGACACCGCGGTCGCTGAAGAGCCGGCGAAGGACGAAGCGCCGGTGTCCTCCCCCGCGAGCGGGGGAGGTGCTTCCGAAGGAAGCGGAGGGGGCGGCGCGGCCGCTGAAAAGCCCTCCAAGGCCGAAGAGAAGAAACCGGCGGCGCCCGCCCCCTCCGCTGGCTCCGCGAGCACCTCCGCCGCGAGCGGGGGAGGACAAAGACCCGCCGGCGAGCGCCCGCTGGCGAGCCCGGCCGTGCGCAAGCGCGCGCTTGAGAAAGACATCGACCTTTCCGCCGTGCCGGGCACCGGCCCGGCCGGGCGGATCACGCACGAGGATCTCGACGACTTCATCGCCGCGGGCGGCCGGCTGGTCTCCAAAGCCGGCGGATCAGGCGGGGCCTCGCGTCAGGCGCGCACCGGCGTGTCAGAGCAGAAAGTGGTCGGGCTGCGCCGCAAGATCGCTGAGAACATGGCGCTGTCCAAGCGCACCATTCCGCACATCACCTATGTCGACGAGATCGACCTGACCGCGCTCGAAGACCTGCGCGCGCACATGAACGCCACGAAGGACGCCGATCAGCCCAAGCTGACCATCATCCCCTTCCTGGTGCTCGCGCTGACCAAGGCACTGCCGCACTTCCCGCAGGCCAACGCGCATTACGACACCGACGAGGGCGTGCTGACCCAGTATGAGGGCGTTCATTGCGGCATCGCCGCGGCGACGCCCAAGGGCCTGATGGTGCCGGTGATCCGTCACGCCGAAAGCCTCGACGTCTGGCAGATCGCCGCCGAAGTGAAGCGCCTCGCCGACGCCGCCCGAGACGGCAAGGCGAGCCGGGAGGAGCTGTCGGGCTCCACCATCACCATCACCTCGCTGGGCGCGATCGGCGGGATCGTCACCACCCCGGTGATCAACCATCCCGAGACCGCGATCATCGGCGTGAACAAGATGCAGACCCTGCCGCGCTACGACGAGGCCGGGCGCGTGGTGCCGCGCAAGATCATGAACCTGTCCTCCAGCTTCGATCACCGGATCGTGGACGGCTACGAAGCCGCCCAGCTGGTGCAGAAGATGAAGGCGCTGCTGGAAAACCCGGCGACGCTGTTCATGTAG
- a CDS encoding flagellin: protein MRISTQAAAQSALVDLMKAQREAYDAREQLSTGKKAPDLKGYANAAETIMTARAAKVRTDTFTAANERLANRLEVQDLAYRELSDAATELRTALTTADGTQLMSKVRESFDRVVGALSTKFSGSFVFSGVRTDAAPLNANTLADLQAAVPDVSAVFEDPGRRQTARIDEDTSIDVNRTAEEVVGGLMAVFERLADFHDGPDGPFDGPMTDAQQTYVRSEITNVIAAFETINDAMGENGSKQARIEATIQSHKDRADYLQEMIAGLEDADMAEAASRLTQAQTAVEVSARTFASLSQVSLLPFLR from the coding sequence ATGCGTATCTCCACCCAGGCCGCCGCCCAGTCCGCGCTCGTTGACCTGATGAAGGCCCAGCGCGAGGCCTATGACGCGCGCGAACAGCTCTCCACCGGCAAGAAGGCGCCCGACCTCAAGGGCTACGCCAACGCCGCGGAGACGATCATGACCGCGCGGGCTGCCAAGGTCCGCACCGACACCTTCACCGCCGCCAACGAGCGCCTCGCCAACCGGCTGGAAGTGCAGGATCTCGCCTATCGCGAGCTTTCCGACGCGGCGACCGAGCTTCGGACCGCGCTCACCACCGCGGACGGCACCCAGCTGATGAGCAAGGTGCGCGAGAGCTTCGACCGCGTGGTCGGCGCGCTCAGCACGAAGTTCTCGGGCTCCTTCGTGTTCTCCGGCGTGCGCACGGACGCCGCCCCGCTCAACGCGAACACGCTCGCCGATCTTCAGGCCGCCGTCCCCGACGTCTCCGCGGTGTTCGAGGATCCCGGCCGCCGGCAGACCGCGCGCATCGACGAGGACACCTCGATCGACGTGAACCGCACCGCCGAAGAGGTGGTCGGCGGGCTGATGGCGGTGTTCGAGCGGCTGGCCGATTTCCACGACGGCCCGGACGGGCCCTTCGACGGGCCGATGACCGACGCCCAGCAGACCTATGTGCGCAGCGAGATCACCAACGTCATCGCCGCCTTCGAAACGATCAACGACGCCATGGGCGAGAACGGCTCCAAACAGGCCCGGATCGAGGCGACCATCCAGTCCCACAAGGACCGCGCGGACTATCTGCAGGAAATGATCGCCGGCCTCGAGGACGCCGACATGGCCGAAGCCGCCAGCCGCCTCACCCAGGCCCAGACCGCCGTGGAAGTCTCCGCGCGCACCTTCGCCAGCCTCAGCCAGGTCAGCCTGCTGCCGTTTTTGAGGTAG
- a CDS encoding type II toxin-antitoxin system PemK/MazF family toxin, translated as MAIKFPPKPGLLLLCDYSLGGFRPPEMVKRRPAIVLSPRLRHRENLVAVVPLSESPPARDLNYVVGIELHFDLPSFPGKLKWAKCDMVATVGFFRLDLFRTARMPSGKRKYLQPILPAKDLERVKSGVRSALGLKD; from the coding sequence ATGGCGATTAAATTTCCTCCGAAGCCGGGGTTGCTGCTCCTATGTGATTATTCGCTTGGTGGGTTCCGCCCTCCTGAAATGGTCAAGCGAAGGCCCGCAATTGTGCTGTCCCCTCGGCTGCGCCATCGAGAAAACCTTGTCGCAGTTGTGCCGCTGTCAGAGAGCCCGCCCGCACGTGACCTAAACTATGTGGTTGGCATCGAACTGCACTTCGACCTGCCAAGCTTCCCAGGCAAGCTGAAGTGGGCCAAATGCGACATGGTAGCGACGGTGGGGTTTTTCCGCCTCGACCTGTTCAGAACGGCGCGCATGCCCAGCGGAAAAAGGAAGTATCTGCAGCCGATCTTACCGGCGAAAGATCTGGAGAGAGTCAAAAGTGGCGTGCGCAGCGCTCTGGGGCTCAAGGATTAA
- a CDS encoding thiolase family protein, with translation MASEDPIVIVGMARTPMGGLLGELSALSANELGAEAVKAALAEAGVAGEDVDTIYMGNVLGAGQGQAPARQAAIKAGMPKSVEATTLNKMCGSGMQAAIMGRSAILSGESGIVVAGGMESMTNAPHLLPNHRTGFKYGHDAVKDHMAQDGLEDAYEKKAMGVYADMIARENQFTREDQDAYAIETLNRATKATESGAFKREITPITIKGRKGETTVDTDELPRRAKPEKIPSLRPAFSPDGTVTAANASAISDGAAALVLMRLSEAERRGLKPLAKITATAAHAHEPAYFTTAPVPAMRKVMEKAGWQTKDVDLFEINEAFAVVPMIAMKELGLSHDVINIHGGACALGHPIGASGARIMVSLISAMEQNDVKKGVASLCIGGGEATAVAIERF, from the coding sequence ATGGCTTCCGAAGATCCGATCGTCATCGTCGGCATGGCGCGCACCCCGATGGGCGGCCTGCTGGGCGAGCTTTCCGCCCTGTCGGCGAACGAGCTGGGCGCCGAAGCGGTGAAGGCCGCGCTCGCCGAAGCCGGCGTCGCCGGCGAGGACGTGGACACGATCTACATGGGCAACGTGCTGGGCGCAGGGCAAGGCCAGGCCCCCGCGCGCCAGGCCGCGATCAAGGCGGGCATGCCCAAGTCGGTCGAGGCGACCACGCTGAACAAGATGTGCGGCTCGGGCATGCAGGCGGCGATCATGGGCCGCTCGGCGATCCTGTCGGGCGAATCCGGCATCGTGGTGGCCGGCGGCATGGAATCGATGACCAACGCCCCGCACCTTCTTCCCAACCACCGCACCGGCTTCAAGTACGGCCATGACGCGGTGAAGGACCACATGGCCCAGGACGGGCTCGAGGACGCCTACGAGAAAAAGGCGATGGGCGTGTACGCCGACATGATCGCGCGGGAGAACCAGTTCACCCGCGAGGACCAGGACGCCTACGCCATCGAGACGCTGAACCGCGCCACGAAAGCCACCGAATCCGGCGCCTTCAAGCGCGAGATCACCCCGATCACGATTAAGGGCCGCAAGGGCGAGACCACCGTCGACACCGACGAGCTGCCCCGCCGCGCCAAGCCCGAGAAGATCCCCTCCCTGCGTCCGGCCTTCAGCCCCGACGGCACGGTGACGGCGGCGAACGCGTCGGCGATCTCCGACGGTGCGGCGGCTCTGGTGCTGATGCGCCTTTCCGAAGCCGAGCGCCGGGGCCTCAAGCCGCTGGCGAAGATCACCGCCACCGCCGCGCACGCCCATGAGCCCGCCTACTTCACCACCGCGCCGGTCCCGGCCATGCGCAAGGTGATGGAGAAAGCCGGCTGGCAGACCAAGGACGTCGATCTGTTCGAGATCAACGAAGCCTTCGCCGTGGTCCCGATGATCGCGATGAAGGAGCTGGGCCTGAGCCACGACGTCATCAACATCCATGGCGGCGCCTGTGCGCTGGGCCACCCGATCGGCGCCTCGGGCGCGCGCATCATGGTGAGCCTCATCTCGGCGATGGAGCAGAACGACGTCAAAAAAGGCGTCGCCTCGCTCTGCATCGGCGGCGGCGAAGCCACGGCGGTCGCGATCGAGCGCTTCTAG
- a CDS encoding alpha-ketoacid dehydrogenase subunit beta → MAVKNMIQALNDAMDVLLTNDPDVVIFGEDAGYFGGVFKTTDTLQGKHGADRVFDTPINEAAIAAMAVGMAARGLKPIAEIQFADYIFPAIDQIVSEMSRIRYRSAGQFTSGCVVRTPWGGGIRGGQTHSMSPEAFFTHVPGVKVVVPSTPYDAKGLLIASLESGDPVIFFEPKRIYNGPYDGVPDKPLLSWAKHPKGEVPDGHYTVKLGEADVVREGEACTVVTYGTLVHVAEAACEASGIDAEIIDLRTLVPYDIETIARSVNKTGRVVVAHEAPRTSGFGAELAAQIQEECFYALEAPVYRLTGWDTPYPHAHEWAYFPTRDRMVRAMKTVTEAV, encoded by the coding sequence ATGGCCGTGAAGAACATGATCCAGGCGCTGAACGACGCCATGGACGTCCTTCTGACGAACGATCCCGACGTGGTGATCTTCGGCGAGGACGCGGGCTATTTCGGCGGGGTGTTCAAGACCACCGACACGCTGCAGGGCAAACACGGCGCGGACCGGGTCTTCGACACTCCGATCAACGAAGCCGCGATCGCCGCGATGGCGGTCGGCATGGCGGCGCGGGGCCTCAAGCCCATCGCGGAGATCCAGTTCGCCGACTACATCTTCCCCGCGATCGACCAGATCGTCTCGGAGATGAGCCGCATCCGCTATCGCTCGGCGGGCCAGTTCACCTCCGGCTGCGTGGTGCGCACCCCCTGGGGCGGCGGCATCCGGGGCGGGCAGACCCACTCGATGAGCCCCGAGGCCTTCTTCACCCACGTGCCCGGCGTGAAGGTGGTGGTCCCCTCCACCCCGTATGACGCCAAGGGCTTGCTGATCGCCTCGCTTGAAAGCGGCGATCCGGTGATCTTCTTCGAGCCCAAGCGGATCTATAACGGCCCGTATGACGGCGTGCCCGACAAGCCGCTCCTGAGCTGGGCCAAGCATCCCAAGGGCGAGGTGCCCGACGGGCACTACACCGTGAAGCTGGGCGAGGCGGACGTCGTGCGCGAGGGCGAGGCCTGCACGGTCGTCACCTACGGCACGCTGGTCCACGTCGCCGAAGCGGCCTGCGAAGCCAGCGGCATCGACGCTGAGATCATCGATCTCAGGACGCTCGTGCCCTACGACATCGAGACCATCGCCAGGTCGGTGAACAAGACCGGCCGGGTCGTCGTCGCCCATGAAGCGCCGCGCACGTCCGGTTTCGGCGCGGAGCTGGCCGCCCAGATCCAGGAAGAGTGCTTCTACGCGCTCGAAGCGCCGGTCTACCGCCTGACCGGCTGGGACACGCCCTACCCGCACGCCCATGAATGGGCCTACTTCCCCACCCGTGATCGCATGGTCCGCGCCATGAAGACCGTGACGGAGGCCGTCTGA